In Brienomyrus brachyistius isolate T26 chromosome 25, BBRACH_0.4, whole genome shotgun sequence, a single window of DNA contains:
- the pcm1 gene encoding pericentriolar material 1 protein isoform X2 — protein MATGGALFDDSAEDQDLANWATSNGGLGLEDRLNNMDWGAQQQKKANRSSEKNKKKVAEAAESLLTNSISPESTPGAGRRQRARTPHSYATQMSVPEQAELERLRQRINFTDLDQRSIGSDSQGRVTAANNQRQLAENKKPFNFLPLCVNTNNSKQPTSATLATASAGKDSSVQRKDASRLERGSPISDGRGEAGIDSRQVVTKLVQIRDCIRKASSMRDDLAEKADVPANVEHLSHLIDHLKEEEKSYLRFLQKTLAREDDLRALASPGGTGLLADITPLNAESGHSTGRDVLRMLGAKEDLENPRKKQDLLKKYLEQHEELRALKSRQTALMSIQSNMPQMPTLDDTVVTETTGSVSGLSITSELNDELNDLIQRFHNQLHDTQTKTVPDNRRQAESLSLSREAARGRHTLASAKRATLQQLQDKKETMDKILQELHTLRDQTLNNNTCRGGPILSQRSTDQRTSLSGGRSMGFGRDGSSHVTTGLESSGSYAEGNISPGAKLRKYSSWHYCASRKLKEVHTRLNELRELVQYYEQTSDMMVDAVNENIRDEDEEDSQDGSIFETIFDSEHDNHEPVTNISRNPPVNWMDVNSLTNGRGSNNHDGRLNTDCEINNRSAANLRSFNIPSVIECQYNRDRPYEEVKDGNEEEDEDDEALGDEDEEVARHGDSEGSPSSRRSSLDEDAEFAQKVHRLQTAKEKLRHLQELVTMVQSDDTDGTVANEDEGPSQRPNNAPESVKVSPPGVAREELYQARLREQQQELRRLQEERLRLMEIQGKIQDLQWACPDLQSSMSSMSEQGPRKVPAAASTPAVGPTSSSAATATLDLLKPKTDASAPDKELWSEMQRRRFQREELRQRRKQLESLMAEHQRRSGLGRAGLPPDERTMATWGGSTPSHLNEEDEGYPSEMGDEEEEGDYSSNEDVSYPGRKSKAYNGRTSRNGGPKASKPQPVDSSGHPASGSGSQPRLQRQAGGPRGTRRQENLRWASEGSFREGRSHWQEQVGQLKKQLDFSTSMCHTLMQDQQTLSYMLQSLITSPYSMLPGNLGSPQVHLLMHQLNQCYTQLAWQQTNVQRLRHTLDELLRQQQQQPQPSQQAQQGTPSVSGGPFLPFSLLSMPGLAPFSPLPSGFGFDPAFPSGGPDLTKTPVKQAGGEQLQAPADHNTSNKTDYMGFLRAFDRASVNAMDTWTQKDGEGGSPSQRGGQQPDPHAPMAHGSLESLSSMPDPSDPTTVTKTFRSGGKASAQASLASRDKTPGSKGRRRRGKGHTKIKGSLTAVSPGPDSDAGSSGSELSQGLASHSRSKEPDQDLLDRLTRKKLDGKSSELKANEISSACSWRASVHPNSFACAEAQDTSSDLSLFEALRETIYSEVAALISQNESRPHFLIELFHELQQLNTDYLRQRALFSIQDILRRHQAEGKAAKERSLFQGPVDWAATSNLELTPSESLATSDTDASEKNGVKLTLSTKRNDAESLDNESNQSTPSNHFAKNDLGTTVIHMDKALARMKVQDHSQQQAEGPTAMQTEGASESPDIHCPHIDTQQLDRQIKAIMTEVIPFLKEHMDELCSPQLLSSVKRMVLELTQHNDDSKEFVRFFHRQLGGILQDSLRKFAGQTLKECGEDLLVEISEILFNELAFFRLMQDLDASSRLGGKQKARMKAQATARKCPQAEEAKPQEADEPRSPASHDEDKDQDDTEREGPADNPQPNECGGSAGASDKEEEEEDEDGRGLPLSISLSKAETQPLTNYGSGEDEGEEEELEEFETGPVDVQTSLQANHEVSCGQEQGANDASENSSQEKLDESICSDAVKRSESIELTTVSTVLEEKQDGGASQVDDEGVSVAGSAPAALGGTSPWSSPTCSPDTDSPVIINEHEVGSGNLSQKSDEDDFVKVEDLPLQLSVMCKEELQKRIAEEQLNNNLSVEILSTAVGETVLVGNSQTLKEPETVGAQSA, from the exons ATGGCTACAGGCGGGGCTTTGTTTGATGACAGTGCTGAGGACCAGGACCTGGCCAACTGGGCCACCAGCAATGGTGGACTGGGACTGGaagacaggcttaacaacatg GACTGGGGggcacagcagcagaagaaagcCAACCGCTCCTCTGAGAAGAACAAAAAGAAGGTTGCCGAGGCGGCAGAGAGTCTTCTGACCAACAGCATCTCGCCAGAGTCCACACCGGGAGCTGGTCGACGGCAGCGAGCGCGCACCCCGCACTCATATGCCACCCAGATGTCTGTTCCGGAACAAGCAGAACTGGAGAGGCTGCGGCAacgaatcaacttcacggacctGGACCAG AGGAGCATCGGGAGCGATTCTCAGGGCAGAGTCACGGCAGCAAACAACCAGAGGCAGCTGGCTGAGAACAAGAAGCCCTTCAACTTCCTACCACTGTGTGTCAACACCAACAACAGCAAGCAGCCAACTTCAGCCACCCTGGCAACTGCGTCTGCGGGGAAAGACTCATCTGTGCAGCGCAAAGACGCCTCTCGCCTGGAGCGAGGGTCACCCATCTCTGACGGCAGGGGCGAAGCGGGGATTGACAGCCGTCAG GTTGTGACCAAGCTGGTTCAGATTCGGGACTGCATCAGAAAGGCCAGCTCCATGCGAGATGACCTGGCAGAGAAAGCTGATGTCCCAGCCAATGTCGAGCACCTGTCTCATCTCATCGATCACCTGAAGGAAGAAGAGAAGTCCTACTTGAGATTTCTGCAGAAAACATTG GCCAGAGAGGATGACCTTCGCGCCCTAGCATCCCCAGGGGGGACCGGTTTATTGGCGGACATCACACCCTTGAACGCCGAGAGTGGACACTCCACG GGCCGGGATGTCCTCCGCATGCTAGGAGCAAAGGAAGACCTGGAGAACCCCCGCAAGAAGCAGGACCTTCTGAAAAAGTATCTAGAGCAGCATGAGGAGCTGCGGGCCCTTAAGAGCCGGCAGACTGCTCTTATGTCCATCCAGAGCAACATGCCGCAGATGCCAACCCTGGACGACACGG TTGTGACTGAGACGACGGGTAGCGTGTCCGGCCTCAGCATCACATCAGAGCTGAATGATGAGTTGAATGACCTTATACAGCGTTTCCACAACCAGCTTCATGACACACAG ACAAAGACTGTTCCAGACAACCGGAGGCAAGccgaaagcctgtcgctttccaGGGAGGCAGCACGGGGCAGGCACACGCTTGCCAGTGCCAAGCGTGCCACTCTGCAGCAACTCCAGGACAAGAAGGAGACAATGGACAAGATCCTTCAGGAACTGCACACGCTCCGAGACCAGACGCTGAACAACAACACCT GTCGAGGGGGGCCTATTCTGTCTCAGCGTAGCACAGACCAGAGAACCTCATTGTCTGGGGGACGCTCTATGGGCTTCGGCCGAGATGGCAGCAGTCATGTGACCACTGGATTGGAGTCCAGTGGCTCCTATGCTGAAGGCAACATCAGCCCAGGCGCCAAACTCCG GAAGTACAGCTCTTGGCATTACTGTGCAAGCAGGAAGCTGAAGGAGGTGCACACCCGGCTGAATGAGCTGAGGGAGCTGGTGCAGTACTACGAACAGACGTCTGACATGATGGTGGATGCCGTTAACGAGAACATCCGTGATGAGGATGAGGAAGACAGCCAGGACGGCTCCATCTTTGAGACTATATTTGATTCAGAGCATGACAACCATGAGCCAGTCACCAACATAAG CAGAAACCCACCTGTCAACTGGATGGATGTTAACAGCCTCACCAACGGTCGTGGCTCCAACAACCATGATGGGCGACTGAACACTGACTGTGAAATCAACAACCGCTCAGCTGCTAACCTGAGGAGCTTCAACATCCCCTCTGTGATAG AGTGCCAGTACAACCGGGACCGCCCCTATGAGGAGGTGAAGGATGGTAAtgaggaggaggacgaggacgacGAAGCCCTGggggacgaggacgaggaggtcGCACGGCATGGCGACAGTGAGGGCTCTCCTTCCAGCCGCAGGAGCAGCCTGGACGAGGATGCTGAGTTTGCACAGAAGGTCCATCGGCTGCAGACCGCAAAGGAGAAGCTGCGACATCTGCAGGAGCTGGTGACCATGGTGCAG AGCGATGACACTGATGGCACCGTGGCCAACGAGGACGAGGGGCCAAGTCAGCGACCCAACAATGCTCCCGAATCTGTGAAAGTCTCCCCTCCCGGGGTAGCCAG GGAGGAGCTGTATCAGGCACGGCTGCGGGAGCAACAGCAGGAGCTCAGGCGGCTGCAGGAGGAGCGGCTGAGGCTGATGGAGATTCAGGGGAAAATCCAGGACCTGCAGTGGGCCTGTCCTGACCTGCAG TCATCCATGTCCAGCATGAGTGAACAAGGCCCCAGGAAGGTCCCTGCTGCGGCCTCCACCCCGGCTGTGGGCCCGACCTCCTCCTCAGCGGCCACTGCGACCCTGGACTTACTGAAACCCAAGACGGATGCATCCGCCCCAGACAAGGAG CTGTGGTCAGAGATGCAGCGCCGCCGCTTCCAGAGGGAGGAGCTGAGGCAGCGCCGCAAGCAGCTCGAGTCCCTGATGGCGGAGCACCAGCGCCGCAGCGGCCTGGGCCGTGCTGGGCTCCCACCGGATGagag GACAATGGCCACCTGGGGGGGCTCAACACCCAGTCATCTCAATGAGGAAGACGAAGGCTACCCCTCTGAGATGggagatgaggaagaggagggagacTACAGTTCCAATGAGGACGTCTCGTACCCTGGTCGAAAGAGCAAGGCCTACAATGGCAGAACATCTAGAAATGG TGGCCCAAAGGCCTCCAAGCCTCAGCCTGTGGACAGCTCTGGCCATCCGGCGTCTGGTTCTGGGTCGCAGCCCCGGCTCCAGCGCCAAGCCGGTGGCCCCAGGGGAACTCGGCGTCAGGAGAACCTGCGCTGGGCCTCGGAGGGCTCCTTCAGGGAGGGCCGCTCCCACTGGCAGGAGCAGGTGGGCCAGCTGAAAAAGCAACTAGATTTCAGCACCAGCATGTGCCACACGCTCATGCAGGACCAGCAG acaCTGTCCTATATGCTGCAGAGCCTGATCACCAGCCCTTACAGCATGTTGCCCGGCAACCTGGGCTCGCCGCAGGTGCACCTGCTCATGCACCAGCTAAATCAGTGCTACACGCAGCTGGCATGGCAACAGACCAACGTGCAGAG GCTCCGCCACACCCTGGACGAGCTCCTCcggcaacagcagcagcagccgcaaCCCTCCCAGCAAGCCCAGCAAGGCACCCCATCTGTGTCCGGGGGGCCCTTCCTGCCCTTCAGCCTGCTGAGCATGCCTGGGCTGGCCCCTTTCTCTCCCCTGCCCTCTG GCTTTGGTTTTGACCCAGCGTTCCCATCAGGGGGGCCTGACTTGACGAAGACCCCCGTGAAGCAGGCTGGTGGTGAGCAGCTGCAGGCACCGGCTGACCACAACACCTCCAACAAGACGGATTACATGGGCTTCCTGCGGGCCTTTGATAGGGCTTCTGTCAACGCCATGGACACCTG GACCCAGAAGGATGGCGAGGGTGGCAGCCCCAGCCAGAGGGGTGGTCAGCAGCCGGATCCCCATGCGCCAATGGCCCATGGCTCCCTGGAAAGCCTCAGCAGCATGCCTGACCCCAGCGACCCCACCACAGTCACCAAGACTTTCCGCTCAGGTGGCAAAGCCTCAGCCCAGGCCAGCCTGGCCTCCAGGGACAAAACTCCTGGCTCCAAGGGCCGGCGGCGCAGGGGCAAAGGACACACCAAGATTAAAG GCAGTCTGACTGCTGTTTCTCCAGGGCCGGACAGTGATGCAGGCTCTAGTGGCAGTGAGCTCAGCCAGGGTTTGGCCTCACACAGCAGGTCTAAGGAACCCGATCAGGACCTGCTGGACAGGTTGACACGAAAGAAACTGGATGGCAAGTCCAGTGAGCTTAAGGCCAATGAGATTTCCTCAG CATGTTCTTGGAGAGCATCAGTCCACCCTAACAGCTTTGCATGTGCTGAAGCTCAAG ATACCAGCAGCGACCTCTCACTGTTCGAGGCACTACGGGAAACCATCTATTCAGAGGTGGCTGCACTGATCTCCCAGAACGAGTCACGACCGCACTTCCTCATCGAGCTGTTCCACGAGTTGCAGCAGCTCAACACTGACTACCTGCGGCAGAGGGCGCTCTTCTCCATACAG GACATACTCAGAAGGCACCAGGCTGAAGGCAAGGCTGCGAAGGAGCGGAGCCTCTTCCAGGGCCCCGTGGACTGGGCTGCCACCTCCAACCTGGAGCTCACGCCCAGTGAAAGCCTGGCCACCAGCGACACG GATGCCTCTGAAAAAAATGGCGTCAAGCTGACTTTGAGCACAAAGCGGAATGATGCAGAGTCTTTGGATAATGAGAGTAACCAGTCAACCCCCTCCAACCACTTTGCCAAGAATGATTTAG GCACCACGGTGATCCACATGGACAAGGCGCTGGCCCGGATGAAGGTGCAGGACCACTCccagcagcaggcagagggCCCCACGGCCATGCAAACGGAAG GTGCTTCCGAGAGCCCTGACATCCACTGTCCCCACATTGACACCCAGCAACTGGACAGGCAGATCAAGGCTATCATGACGGAGGTCATACCCTTTCTGAAG GAGCACATGGATGAGCTGTGCTCCCCCCAGCTGCTCTCCTCCGTCAAGCGAATGGTGTTGGAGCTGACACAGCACAATGACGACAGCAAGGAGTTTGTGCGCTTCTTCCACCGCCAGCTAGGGGGCATACTACAG GACTCCCTGAGAAAGTTTGCTGGACAGACGCTAAAGGAGTGTGGCGAGGACCTGCTGGTGGAGATTTCAGAGATCCTCTTCAATGAGCTGGCCTTCTTCCGCCTCATGCAGGACCTCGACGCCAGCAGTCGGCTGGGAGGGAAGCAGAAGGCCAGGATGAAAGCCCAGGCCACAGCCAGGAAATGCCCGCAGGCAGAG GAAGCCAAGCCCCAGGAAGCAGACGAGCCCCGCTCACCTGCCAGTCATGATGAAGACAAA GACCAAGATGACACTGAGAGGGAGGGGCCAGCCGACAACCCCCAACCAAATGAATGTGGAGGGAGCGCTGGAGCCTCAgacaaggaggaggaagaagaggatgagGATGGCAGAGGACTGCCTCTCTCCATAA GTCTGTCAAAGGCAGAGACTCAGCCCCTAACTAACTATGGCAGTGGAGAAGATGAGGGTGaagaggaggagctggaggagtttGAGACGGGGCCTGTCGACGTGCAGACATCTCTCCAGGCCAACCACGAGGTGTCATGTGGCCAAGAGCAG GGAGCAAATGACGCCTCAGAGAACAGCAGCCAGGAAAAATTGGATGAGAGCATTTGCAGTGATGCTG TAAAAAGGTCCGAGTCCATAGAGCTGACTACCGTCTCTACGGTGCTCGAAGAGAAGCAGGATGGGGGTGCCTCCCAGGTGGACGATGAGGGGGTCTCTGTGGCTGGCAGCGCCCCGGCCGCCTTGGGGGGGACATCACCCTGGAGCTCGCCCACCTGCAGCCCAGACACAGACTCTCCTGTCATCATTAATGAGCAT GAAGTTGGGTCTGGAAATTTAAGCCAGAAGTCAGATGAAGATGACTTTGTCAAAGTGGAAGATCTTCCCCTGCAGCTCTCAGTCATGTGCAAG GAGGAGCTTCAGAAAAGAATAGCCGAGGAACAGCTAAACAACAACCTGTCAGTGGAAATCCTCAGTACGGCTGTGGGAGAAACCGTTCTTGTTGGAAACTCTCAAACACTAAAAGAGCCAG AGACCGTCGGTGCTCAGAGTGCATGA